In the Flavobacterium acetivorans genome, one interval contains:
- a CDS encoding glycoside hydrolase family 20 protein: MKKTVILSLLFGIVLLGCKSQNIVVPTSRTLAIIPQPKSIETSNKGLDIKSITELELPELWSALGGQFAEFNQKNKLQPLRIVEKANSTAVRIKKVQNLDLESYRLLVNKNGVLIEAADYGGAFNALQTWKQLVFHAENGIVMQVKIEDQARFNYRGLMLDCSRHFWTVAELKETITQMAFFKLNKLHLHLTDNNAWRIEIKAYPKLTTAGTYYKDYPELSGKFYTQEDLKEVVAFAGMHNIEVIPEIDIPGHATAILAAYPDLSCTGGEFEVYPEEMPLKDRKRTNINMLCLGNPEVYTFAEKVIQEIASIFPSQKIHLGGDEVPTTIWEKCTKCQKLHQQEHLEKWGELQDYFTKRMSNAVKKLGKTMVGWDEINERQAASADDIVMVWRDYGFKQGLEALQRNVPVIMAPQHGCYYDWGYAGNATRKVYEWDPISAEMEALNKNNLVLGGQACLWTERVSTQNRIEEMLYPRITALAEVLWSPKENRNWEDYLKRLDQSYGSMKALGINYYIDDAINETEFKPKNEKPALVRHAWLTTNLPNHGDYHLEYIFDGKSNTFYWGSRSIGVGDWYQIKLGEPVTATKISVLTGDSKDYIQFADLLISEDGETFEKIAAFKDDGTATAILEGRTIRAIRIEATKQHTCWPVIKEIKIE; the protein is encoded by the coding sequence ATGAAAAAAACAGTAATACTTAGTCTGCTTTTTGGTATTGTCCTATTGGGTTGTAAGAGTCAAAATATTGTAGTTCCAACTAGCCGTACACTCGCAATTATTCCGCAGCCAAAATCAATAGAGACCTCAAATAAAGGACTTGATATAAAATCGATCACTGAATTAGAATTACCTGAACTATGGAGTGCTTTAGGCGGACAGTTTGCGGAGTTTAACCAAAAGAATAAACTACAGCCTCTGAGGATTGTTGAAAAGGCCAATTCGACTGCCGTTCGTATAAAAAAAGTCCAAAATTTAGATTTGGAATCATACCGCTTACTAGTGAATAAGAATGGGGTTCTGATAGAAGCTGCCGATTATGGAGGTGCTTTTAATGCTTTACAAACATGGAAGCAACTGGTTTTTCATGCTGAAAATGGGATTGTAATGCAAGTAAAAATAGAAGACCAAGCCCGTTTTAATTATCGCGGATTGATGTTGGACTGTAGCCGGCATTTTTGGACTGTAGCCGAATTAAAAGAAACCATTACACAAATGGCTTTTTTTAAACTGAACAAATTGCATCTGCACCTTACCGATAATAATGCCTGGAGAATAGAGATAAAAGCCTATCCCAAACTGACTACAGCCGGTACCTATTATAAGGATTATCCAGAATTATCAGGTAAGTTTTATACCCAAGAGGATTTAAAAGAAGTGGTTGCTTTTGCAGGAATGCATAATATTGAGGTTATTCCGGAAATTGATATTCCGGGTCATGCTACAGCTATTCTGGCTGCCTATCCCGATTTGTCTTGTACAGGTGGCGAATTTGAAGTCTATCCGGAAGAAATGCCGTTGAAAGACCGTAAAAGAACTAATATAAACATGCTTTGTTTGGGAAATCCTGAGGTATATACTTTTGCAGAAAAGGTGATTCAGGAAATAGCCTCTATCTTTCCTTCCCAAAAAATACATTTGGGGGGTGATGAGGTGCCCACTACCATTTGGGAAAAATGTACAAAATGCCAAAAACTGCACCAGCAGGAGCATTTAGAGAAATGGGGAGAACTACAGGATTATTTCACTAAAAGAATGTCGAATGCAGTTAAGAAATTAGGAAAAACCATGGTAGGCTGGGATGAGATTAATGAGCGACAGGCTGCTTCTGCTGATGATATTGTCATGGTTTGGCGTGACTATGGATTCAAGCAAGGACTGGAAGCTTTGCAACGCAATGTTCCTGTAATAATGGCACCACAACATGGATGTTATTACGATTGGGGTTATGCCGGAAATGCAACCCGAAAAGTATACGAATGGGATCCTATTTCTGCAGAAATGGAAGCTTTAAATAAAAACAACTTAGTACTTGGAGGTCAGGCTTGTTTATGGACAGAGCGTGTGAGTACTCAAAACAGGATAGAGGAGATGCTGTATCCTAGAATTACAGCCTTGGCAGAAGTGCTTTGGTCCCCTAAAGAAAATAGAAATTGGGAAGACTATCTGAAGCGTTTGGATCAAAGTTACGGTTCCATGAAAGCTTTGGGTATCAATTATTATATTGACGATGCCATTAATGAAACAGAGTTTAAACCCAAAAATGAAAAACCGGCATTGGTCAGACATGCTTGGTTAACAACCAATCTTCCAAACCATGGGGATTACCATCTGGAATACATATTTGATGGTAAATCGAATACTTTTTATTGGGGAAGCAGAAGTATTGGCGTGGGCGATTGGTATCAAATTAAATTAGGCGAGCCGGTAACAGCAACTAAGATTTCGGTGCTTACAGGTGATTCAAAAGATTATATTCAATTTGCCGATTTACTGATTTCGGAGGATGGAGAGACATTCGAAAAAATTGCCGCTTTCAAAGACGATGGAACGGCTACAGCAATATTAGAAGGAAGAACCATTCGTGCGATCCGTATAGAGGCCACCAAACAACATACTTGCTGGCCGGTTATTAAGGAAATCAAAATTGAATAA
- a CDS encoding phosphoribosyltransferase family protein: protein MSKNIILTNQEIEHKIKRIAYQIYETFVDENEVVLAGIASNGFVFAEKIAQELKSISPLKVSLCEIQINKLNPELPIHTSIPKEDYANKGLILVDDVLNSGTTLIYAIRHFLDVPLKKFKTAVLVDRNHKKYPVKADFKGISLSTSLLEHVQVVFDENKNSYAYLS, encoded by the coding sequence ATGAGTAAAAATATCATCCTAACAAATCAAGAAATTGAACACAAAATAAAAAGAATAGCTTACCAAATCTACGAGACATTTGTAGACGAAAACGAAGTGGTTCTTGCCGGAATAGCAAGCAACGGATTCGTTTTTGCCGAAAAAATTGCACAGGAATTAAAATCCATCTCACCACTAAAGGTTAGTTTATGCGAAATTCAAATCAACAAATTAAATCCTGAACTACCTATTCATACTTCTATACCAAAAGAAGACTATGCTAACAAAGGTTTGATTCTTGTTGATGACGTATTGAATTCGGGAACAACATTAATCTACGCCATAAGACATTTTCTAGACGTCCCTTTGAAAAAATTCAAAACTGCAGTGCTTGTAGATAGAAATCACAAAAAATATCCCGTAAAAGCCGATTTTAAAGGAATCTCTCTTTCTACCTCCTTATTAGAACACGTTCAAGTCGTATTTGATGAAAACAAAAACAGCTATGCTTATTTAAGCTAG
- a CDS encoding RNA-binding S4 domain-containing protein, with amino-acid sequence MRIDKFLWCVRYYKTRNMVTEACKKNQITVNGLVAKPSKEVFPTDKITFRKDQITQIITVLDIPESRVGAKLVDIYRRNDTPPEVYQHLELLKLSKEHYRKTGTGRPTKKDRRDIDEFGNAIEDDDED; translated from the coding sequence ATGAGAATAGATAAATTTTTATGGTGTGTAAGATATTACAAGACCAGAAACATGGTAACCGAGGCTTGCAAAAAAAACCAGATTACTGTAAACGGCCTGGTTGCAAAACCCTCCAAGGAGGTTTTCCCTACTGATAAAATCACTTTTCGAAAAGATCAAATCACCCAAATCATTACCGTACTGGACATTCCCGAGAGCCGTGTAGGAGCCAAACTGGTTGATATTTACAGGCGCAACGATACACCGCCCGAAGTCTATCAACATTTAGAACTATTAAAACTCTCAAAAGAGCATTACCGAAAGACCGGAACCGGAAGACCCACTAAGAAAGACCGAAGAGACATCGACGAATTTGGCAATGCTATTGAAGACGATGACGAGGACTAA
- a CDS encoding shikimate kinase produces MKKIILLGYMGCGKSTIAKTLSKNIGIPFVDLDEYIEKKTNLSINALFEKHGEVYFRKLEQESFKELLSSADRFIIGLGGGTPCYANNHELLIGEDVLSVYLKASIETLFDRLSANKSKRPLIANKSDVEMKEFIAMHLFERSFYYNKAQYAVSVDDKTIDQVVLDIVAILA; encoded by the coding sequence ATGAAAAAAATTATATTATTAGGCTACATGGGATGCGGAAAGTCAACCATTGCCAAAACATTGTCGAAAAATATTGGAATTCCCTTTGTCGATTTGGATGAATATATCGAAAAAAAAACCAATTTGTCCATAAATGCCCTATTCGAGAAACACGGAGAAGTTTATTTTAGGAAATTAGAACAGGAATCTTTTAAGGAATTATTGAGTTCTGCTGATCGTTTTATTATAGGATTGGGTGGAGGGACTCCTTGTTATGCCAATAACCATGAGTTATTAATAGGGGAGGATGTATTGTCAGTTTATCTAAAAGCATCTATTGAGACCTTATTTGATCGATTGTCTGCTAATAAAAGCAAAAGACCCCTTATCGCCAACAAAAGTGATGTGGAGATGAAGGAGTTTATTGCGATGCATCTATTTGAAAGAAGCTTTTATTATAATAAGGCGCAGTATGCCGTTAGTGTAGATGATAAGACGATTGATCAGGTCGTTTTAGATATTGTAGCGATTCTAGCTTAA